In Thiovibrio frasassiensis, one DNA window encodes the following:
- the nadA gene encoding quinolinate synthase NadA: MTVLQQVELGSEYLQENEEIICQKIAARKKELGGNLLILGHHYQQEATFRFADLTGDSLKLARNAAEATDRKYIVFCGVHFMAESADILTAPDQVVILPDLRAGCPMADMATSEEVAWAWEDLAKVTSGRVIPVTYVNSSALLKAFVGKHGGSVCTSSNAERVLTWALAEGEKVFFFPDEHLGRNSASALGIAEDEVVLWQRAKPLGGNTPAQLEKAKVILWDGYCTVHMQFTAAHVAGWRERDPEVRIIVHPECRNEVVNRADQYGSTEAIITAVRDSPVGSKWAIGTEVNLVNRLKSQYPDREIHSLSPFQCLCSTMYRIKPGYLLWVLDNLAQGRVVNRITVSPEVAAEAKLSLDRMLRI; the protein is encoded by the coding sequence ATGACCGTGCTGCAGCAGGTTGAGCTTGGCTCGGAATACCTGCAGGAAAATGAAGAAATAATCTGCCAAAAGATTGCCGCCCGCAAGAAAGAGCTGGGCGGCAATCTTTTGATTTTGGGACACCATTACCAGCAGGAGGCGACCTTCCGGTTCGCCGACCTGACCGGGGATTCCCTCAAGCTTGCCCGTAATGCCGCCGAGGCCACGGACCGGAAGTACATCGTCTTCTGCGGCGTGCATTTCATGGCGGAATCCGCCGATATTCTAACGGCCCCGGATCAGGTGGTCATCCTCCCCGACCTGCGGGCCGGTTGCCCCATGGCCGACATGGCCACCAGCGAAGAGGTGGCCTGGGCCTGGGAGGATCTGGCCAAGGTGACCAGCGGTCGGGTTATCCCGGTGACCTATGTGAACTCCTCCGCCCTGCTCAAGGCTTTTGTCGGCAAGCATGGCGGTTCGGTCTGCACCTCCTCCAATGCCGAGCGGGTGCTGACCTGGGCGCTGGCTGAGGGAGAGAAGGTCTTCTTTTTCCCGGACGAGCATCTGGGGCGCAATTCCGCCAGCGCTTTGGGGATTGCCGAAGACGAGGTGGTCCTCTGGCAGCGCGCCAAGCCCTTGGGCGGCAATACCCCGGCCCAATTGGAGAAGGCGAAGGTCATCCTCTGGGATGGCTACTGCACGGTACACATGCAATTCACCGCCGCCCATGTCGCTGGTTGGCGGGAGCGCGATCCCGAGGTGCGGATCATTGTCCATCCCGAATGCCGCAACGAGGTGGTGAATCGGGCCGACCAGTACGGCTCCACCGAGGCGATCATCACGGCGGTGCGCGACTCCCCGGTGGGCAGCAAGTGGGCCATAGGCACCGAGGTCAACTTGGTGAACCGGCTTAAAAGCCAGTACCCGGATCGGGAGATCCATTCCCTCTCGCCCTTCCAGTGCCTCTGCTCCACCATGTACCGGATCAAACCAGGTTACCTGCTCTGGGTGCTCGATAACCTGGCCCAGGGCAGGGTGGTCAACCGGATCACCGTCTCCCCCGAGGTAGCGGCCGAGGCCAAACTCTCTTTGGACAGAATGCTGCGGATCTGA
- the bioD gene encoding dethiobiotin synthase → MNAIFVAGTGTDVGKTHLCGLLLDFLLKEGIQGGYQKWAATGSEYPPADLAQCLGMAGVSLVPELVSSQVVHHFALPASPHLAAEQEGRVVEPESIRRNFREMCGLHELLVVEGVGGVMVPLRRDLLLIDLLAELKIPTLVVAKSGLGTINHTLLTLAALRHREIPVLGVVFSDGAPEEDALLVADNMRTIGEMGQVAVLGRLLYAPDPGRAKEGFIPIGRTILAAIRKGSSLG, encoded by the coding sequence ATGAACGCGATCTTTGTCGCCGGCACCGGAACCGATGTGGGCAAGACCCATCTCTGCGGGCTCCTGCTGGATTTTCTTCTGAAAGAGGGAATCCAGGGCGGCTATCAGAAATGGGCGGCCACCGGGTCGGAATATCCGCCCGCCGATTTGGCGCAATGCCTGGGTATGGCGGGGGTGTCCCTTGTCCCGGAGCTGGTCAGCAGTCAGGTGGTGCATCATTTCGCCCTGCCCGCCTCGCCCCATCTTGCCGCAGAGCAGGAGGGCCGGGTTGTCGAGCCGGAGTCGATCCGCAGGAATTTCCGGGAGATGTGTGGTCTCCATGAACTGCTGGTGGTGGAAGGGGTAGGCGGGGTGATGGTGCCGCTGCGCCGGGACCTGCTGCTCATCGATCTTCTTGCCGAGTTGAAGATCCCCACTCTGGTGGTGGCCAAGAGCGGCTTGGGCACCATCAATCATACCCTGTTGACCCTTGCGGCGCTGCGCCACCGGGAGATCCCCGTCCTGGGCGTGGTGTTTTCCGATGGTGCGCCGGAGGAAGATGCGCTGCTGGTTGCGGATAATATGCGGACCATCGGCGAGATGGGTCAGGTTGCGGTCCTGGGCCGCTTGCTGTATGCGCCGGATCCTGGCCGGGCCAAGGAAGGGTTTATCCCGATTGGCCGGACCATTCTTGCGGCGATCCGGAAGGGCTCTTCCCTGGGCTAA
- a CDS encoding dihydrolipoyl dehydrogenase family protein, which translates to MADYDYDLGIIGGGAAGLTVASGAAQLGAKTLLVEKEAALGGDCLHYGCVPSKTLIKTAHVYHLMKNGPKFGLPAITPPEVDFRQVAARIQSVISVIQKHDSVARFCKLGAQVEFGNPVFTDEHAMQLGGKSISARAWVIATGSSATIPPIAGLATTPYLTNRDIFSLERLPATLIILGCGPISVEMAQAFCRLGSKVTVIQRSDQILSKEDRDMAEIVQQALEEEGVTFLLNTSVVRVADLGNEREVVVKNAAGVTTRLKGEAILVAMGRSPNVAGLGLEKIDVPFDQRGIAVNRSLRTSHRHIYAAGDVIGGYQFTHVAGYEGGVVLSKAIFHLPKKVDYSLVPWCTYTHPGLASIGLNEKRAQKAGIDYTVWSEEFSNNDRGLAEGESVGRIKLLLGRRGKPLGVQILGPQAGELLGEWVAVMNGGMSLSKIASAIHPYPTLGEINKRVVGSIFSKKIFSAPVRKGLKFFFGFRGPACK; encoded by the coding sequence ATGGCTGATTATGATTATGATCTCGGCATCATCGGCGGCGGCGCGGCCGGACTCACCGTCGCCTCCGGCGCGGCGCAGCTTGGGGCCAAGACCCTGCTGGTGGAAAAAGAAGCGGCCCTGGGCGGCGATTGCCTCCACTACGGCTGCGTGCCGAGCAAGACCCTGATCAAGACGGCCCATGTCTATCATCTCATGAAAAACGGGCCGAAATTCGGCCTCCCAGCCATTACCCCGCCGGAGGTGGATTTCCGCCAGGTCGCCGCCCGGATCCAGTCGGTGATCAGCGTTATCCAGAAGCATGATTCGGTGGCGCGGTTTTGCAAGCTCGGGGCCCAGGTGGAATTCGGCAACCCGGTGTTCACCGATGAACACGCCATGCAGCTGGGAGGCAAATCCATCTCCGCCCGCGCCTGGGTCATCGCCACCGGCTCCTCCGCAACCATTCCCCCCATCGCAGGATTGGCCACAACCCCCTATCTCACCAACCGCGATATCTTCTCGCTGGAGAGACTGCCCGCCACCCTGATCATCCTCGGCTGCGGCCCCATTTCCGTGGAAATGGCCCAGGCCTTTTGCCGACTCGGTTCCAAGGTGACGGTGATCCAGCGCAGCGACCAGATCCTGAGCAAGGAAGACCGGGATATGGCCGAGATCGTCCAGCAGGCGCTGGAGGAGGAGGGGGTAACCTTTCTGCTCAACACCTCGGTGGTCCGAGTAGCCGATCTGGGCAACGAACGGGAGGTGGTGGTGAAAAATGCGGCAGGCGTTACCACGCGCCTTAAGGGTGAAGCGATCCTGGTCGCCATGGGCCGCTCCCCCAACGTGGCGGGGCTCGGACTGGAGAAAATCGATGTCCCTTTCGATCAGAGAGGGATTGCGGTGAACCGCTCTCTGCGGACCAGCCACCGCCATATCTATGCAGCCGGCGACGTCATCGGCGGCTATCAGTTCACCCATGTTGCAGGCTACGAAGGCGGGGTGGTGTTGAGCAAGGCGATCTTTCATCTGCCCAAAAAGGTTGATTACTCCCTGGTGCCCTGGTGCACCTATACCCATCCGGGTCTGGCCTCCATCGGCCTCAACGAAAAAAGAGCCCAAAAAGCCGGGATCGACTACACGGTGTGGAGCGAGGAGTTCAGCAATAACGACCGGGGGTTGGCCGAGGGAGAAAGTGTCGGGAGGATCAAGTTGTTGCTGGGCCGAAGGGGAAAACCGCTGGGCGTGCAGATTCTCGGCCCCCAGGCCGGGGAGCTCTTGGGCGAGTGGGTTGCGGTGATGAACGGCGGGATGAGCCTGTCGAAGATTGCCTCGGCCATCCACCCCTACCCCACCTTGGGGGAGATCAACAAAAGGGTGGTCGGCTCGATTTTTTCCAAAAAGATATTTTCCGCGCCGGTACGCAAGGGGCTCAAGTTCTTTTTCGGCTTCAGAGGTCCGGCCTGCAAATAG
- a CDS encoding cysteine desulfurase family protein, which translates to MHTIYFDNNASTPLDPAVRAAMAPYLADCFGNPASSHRFGEAARHAVELAREQVAGLLGCHPGRIVLNSGGTEGNNTAIFSAIWGNPGKKHIISSQVEHGSVLAPLEFLASQGYEVELLGVDENGTLDLDALKGAIRPDTGLVSLMVANNETGVLWPMAEIAAICRARGVLLHCDAIQLAGKAALSAEALGVDYLTIAGHKLHGPKGVGALYVSRTAPFTPLIMGTGQENGRRSGTENVPGIVGFGQACALAAGVDEAAHRRLAALRDLLEAGIVAAIPEVRINGALSPRLVNTTNVSFRHAASAGLIQDLDAGGIAVSAHAACQTGDVDPSHVLRAMRVPEPYLHGTLRISLSRYNTADEVAALLTLLPNAVAKARQGFAL; encoded by the coding sequence ATGCACACCATCTATTTCGACAACAACGCCTCCACCCCGCTGGACCCTGCGGTGCGAGCAGCCATGGCCCCTTATTTGGCCGACTGTTTCGGCAACCCGGCAAGCTCCCACCGTTTCGGCGAGGCTGCCCGGCACGCAGTGGAGCTGGCCCGCGAGCAGGTGGCCGGATTGCTCGGCTGCCATCCGGGCCGGATTGTTTTGAACAGCGGTGGCACCGAAGGCAACAACACCGCCATCTTCAGCGCAATTTGGGGGAATCCCGGCAAAAAGCACATCATCTCCTCGCAGGTGGAGCATGGTTCGGTTCTGGCGCCCTTGGAATTTCTCGCCTCTCAGGGCTACGAGGTGGAGCTGCTGGGGGTGGACGAAAACGGCACCCTTGACTTGGACGCGCTCAAAGGCGCGATCCGGCCGGATACCGGTCTGGTCTCCCTCATGGTGGCGAACAACGAAACCGGCGTGCTCTGGCCCATGGCCGAAATCGCTGCCATCTGCCGGGCGCGGGGCGTCTTGTTGCATTGCGACGCCATCCAACTGGCCGGAAAGGCAGCTCTTTCGGCGGAAGCGTTGGGGGTGGATTACCTCACCATCGCCGGTCATAAGCTGCACGGCCCGAAAGGGGTCGGGGCGCTCTATGTGAGCCGCACCGCACCCTTCACCCCCCTGATCATGGGCACCGGTCAGGAAAATGGCCGCAGGTCCGGAACCGAAAACGTGCCCGGCATCGTTGGGTTTGGCCAGGCCTGTGCTTTGGCCGCAGGGGTGGACGAGGCAGCGCATCGGCGGCTGGCCGCGCTGCGGGATCTGCTTGAGGCGGGGATTGTCGCGGCGATCCCGGAGGTGCGGATCAATGGTGCGCTCTCGCCCAGGCTGGTCAACACCACAAACGTGAGTTTCCGGCACGCGGCTTCGGCCGGGCTGATTCAGGATCTCGATGCGGGCGGCATCGCGGTTTCGGCCCATGCCGCTTGCCAGACAGGCGATGTGGACCCCTCGCACGTGCTGCGGGCCATGCGGGTCCCTGAGCCCTATCTGCACGGGACCCTGCGCATTAGCCTCAGCCGGTATAATACGGCGGATGAGGTTGCGGCCCTGTTGACCCTTTTGCCGAACGCGGTAGCTAAAGCAAGACAGGGTTTCGCCCTCTAA
- a CDS encoding methyltransferase domain-containing protein encodes MSDSRKQRIRQRFSRAAGTYDAHAETQKDLAARLLRELPEGTGVERILEIGCGTGHFTALLAVRYPEARITALDFAEGMARLAGKRLAEKRNVSVLCEDGERFLSGCSGHFELICANSTLQWFDDVGGALRRIGGLLSEKGCFAGVLFGPRTFVELAQGLSQVFGREVRLPPHGFPPGKDLESMLAEIFPRFSVQEESRVKNYPSLLELLDHIRKTGTGGGQLPAPLTRGRLQQLDAWFQATYCGYPVTYQAFVVKGEQ; translated from the coding sequence GTGAGTGATTCGCGGAAGCAAAGAATCCGGCAACGGTTTTCCCGAGCCGCCGGGACCTACGACGCCCATGCCGAGACGCAGAAGGATCTGGCCGCTCGCTTGCTCCGGGAGCTTCCCGAGGGAACGGGGGTGGAACGGATACTGGAGATAGGTTGCGGCACCGGGCATTTCACCGCTCTGCTCGCCGTCCGCTATCCGGAGGCGCGGATCACTGCCCTGGATTTTGCCGAAGGCATGGCCCGGCTGGCTGGAAAGCGGTTGGCAGAGAAGCGCAATGTTTCCGTGCTGTGCGAGGACGGGGAACGGTTTCTCTCCGGGTGCTCCGGGCATTTTGAGCTGATCTGCGCCAACTCCACCCTGCAGTGGTTTGATGACGTCGGAGGGGCCTTGCGCCGAATCGGTGGGCTGCTTTCCGAGAAAGGATGCTTTGCCGGGGTGCTCTTCGGCCCCAGGACTTTTGTTGAGTTGGCCCAGGGGCTGAGCCAGGTCTTTGGCCGGGAGGTGCGTCTGCCGCCCCACGGGTTTCCCCCCGGCAAGGATCTGGAGTCCATGTTGGCGGAGATCTTTCCCCGTTTTTCCGTGCAGGAAGAAAGCAGGGTCAAAAACTATCCCTCGCTGCTTGAGCTGCTGGACCATATCCGCAAGACCGGTACCGGGGGGGGGCAGTTGCCGGCGCCATTGACCCGGGGGCGGCTGCAGCAGCTCGACGCCTGGTTTCAGGCAACCTATTGCGGGTATCCGGTCACCTATCAGGCCTTTGTCGTTAAGGGGGAACAATGA
- the nagZ gene encoding beta-N-acetylhexosaminidase: protein MKNALGGLFMVGLPGTELDDSTRDLINRYGINNFILFKRNAENPEQIRTLCLELVAACRAAGLGAPLISIDQEGGTVARLKGPHFTEFPDARVLAESERAEELLVEYAKTCARELLAVGINMNLAPVLDVSPAGLGLFMERRALGGTPEQVARLGALVITAMQENGLAACGKHFPGLGGATLDPHKVLPVVDRSLEELRGCDLVPFAAAIRAGVAGVMTSHTVYPQLDPDQPATLSSRILGGVLRDELGYDGMVVTDDLEMGAIENDGTVADAALVAFKAGADMLLICHEHVKIIAAYELLSRAVGGVVSGERVRRSLERIGAVRRRFARG, encoded by the coding sequence ATGAAGAATGCATTGGGCGGGTTGTTCATGGTCGGCCTACCTGGGACGGAGCTGGATGATTCCACCCGCGACCTTATTAATAGGTATGGGATCAACAACTTCATTCTGTTCAAGCGAAACGCCGAGAACCCCGAGCAGATCCGTACCCTTTGCCTCGAGCTTGTTGCGGCCTGCCGCGCCGCTGGGCTGGGTGCGCCGCTGATCTCCATCGATCAGGAGGGCGGCACCGTGGCCCGGCTCAAGGGACCCCATTTCACCGAGTTTCCCGATGCCAGGGTGCTGGCGGAAAGCGAGCGGGCCGAGGAGTTGCTGGTCGAGTATGCCAAAACCTGCGCCCGCGAGCTGCTGGCGGTGGGGATCAACATGAACCTGGCTCCGGTGCTGGATGTGAGCCCTGCCGGATTGGGCTTGTTCATGGAACGCCGCGCCCTGGGCGGCACCCCGGAGCAGGTGGCTCGTCTGGGCGCGTTGGTGATCACGGCCATGCAGGAGAACGGGTTGGCTGCCTGCGGCAAGCATTTTCCCGGCTTGGGCGGCGCAACCCTGGACCCCCATAAGGTGTTGCCCGTGGTGGATCGTTCCCTGGAGGAGCTGCGCGGGTGCGATTTGGTGCCCTTTGCTGCCGCGATCCGGGCGGGGGTGGCGGGGGTGATGACTTCCCACACCGTGTACCCGCAACTTGATCCGGATCAGCCCGCCACCCTGTCGTCGCGGATCTTGGGCGGAGTGTTGCGTGACGAGCTGGGCTACGACGGCATGGTGGTTACCGACGACCTGGAGATGGGCGCCATCGAAAATGACGGTACGGTGGCGGATGCCGCCCTTGTTGCTTTTAAGGCCGGGGCGGACATGTTGTTGATCTGCCATGAGCATGTGAAGATCATTGCGGCTTATGAGTTATTGAGTAGGGCTGTGGGCGGGGTGGTTTCCGGGGAGAGGGTGCGGAGGTCGCTGGAGCGGATTGGTGCTGTGCGGAGGCGGTTTGCCAGGGGGTGA
- a CDS encoding alpha/beta fold hydrolase has product MHPPVLFLPGWGFPGQVLDLAERRFSWARPLAPLDPATAQAEILAFLGEHNLAAIHLVGWSMGANLAVDCARAFPRKVASLSLLGMRSSWPASEIEAIRQGLAAEPLSFLRDFYRKSLLGYKKESRRFVAEQQEPLLASLDMQLLGRGLDYLAQWRLPKQGMSCPVSCWHGRRDIIAPVTEQGVISGAGTKILEHGGHALFLDPECIVCE; this is encoded by the coding sequence TTGCACCCTCCTGTCCTTTTTCTGCCCGGCTGGGGATTTCCCGGACAGGTGCTCGATCTGGCGGAAAGGCGATTTTCCTGGGCAAGGCCGCTTGCGCCGCTGGACCCTGCCACCGCGCAGGCGGAGATTCTCGCTTTTCTTGGCGAACATAATCTGGCTGCCATTCATCTGGTCGGCTGGTCCATGGGCGCTAACCTGGCGGTGGATTGTGCCCGCGCCTTTCCCAGGAAAGTAGCGTCCCTGAGCCTGCTGGGCATGCGGTCTTCCTGGCCAGCCTCGGAAATAGAAGCCATCCGCCAGGGTCTGGCGGCTGAGCCCCTCTCTTTTTTACGGGATTTTTACCGGAAGAGTCTTTTGGGGTATAAAAAAGAATCCCGTCGCTTTGTGGCCGAGCAACAGGAACCCTTGCTGGCTTCTCTCGATATGCAGCTTCTTGGCCGGGGCCTCGACTATCTGGCCCAATGGCGGTTGCCCAAGCAAGGGATGTCATGCCCGGTTTCCTGCTGGCATGGGCGGCGGGACATCATCGCCCCGGTAACGGAACAGGGAGTGATCTCCGGAGCCGGCACCAAAATCCTTGAGCATGGCGGGCATGCTCTTTTTCTTGACCCGGAGTGTATTGTTTGTGAGTGA
- a CDS encoding mechanosensitive ion channel family protein, whose translation MELSPFLQDLSRQPIIQRLMVVAIYALLAKAVDIFVNRILKRLAAAYTTTDLDDKAIDILHTPIVVSIFFVGILHALSMEPGLSPPWEKFVPDVAKSIALVIWTLAALRLFMVLGEHYLDSISERGKIGADLFLLLKNVVRVVIFVSALLWLLSIWNVNLAPLFASAGIAGIAVALAAKDSLANFFGGISIFADKTFKVGDYIIIDNDQRGEVVEIGVRSTRIMTRDDVLITIPNSILANSKIINESAPVPRFRIRVPVGVAYGSDLAQVEAVLLAVAAANPAVVQEPEARVRMRSFGSSSVDFELLCWVEDPRLKGLEIHNLLKGIYKAFAENKITIPFPQQDVYIKQLPEAGEK comes from the coding sequence ATGGAACTCTCCCCTTTTCTGCAAGACCTCTCCCGGCAACCCATCATCCAGCGGCTCATGGTGGTGGCGATTTACGCTTTGCTGGCCAAGGCGGTGGATATCTTTGTCAACCGCATCCTCAAGCGGTTGGCTGCCGCCTATACCACCACGGACCTTGACGACAAGGCCATCGATATCCTCCACACCCCCATTGTGGTCAGTATTTTCTTTGTCGGTATCCTCCATGCCTTGAGCATGGAGCCGGGACTTTCCCCGCCCTGGGAGAAATTTGTGCCGGACGTGGCAAAAAGTATTGCCCTGGTCATCTGGACCCTGGCCGCGCTGCGCCTCTTCATGGTCCTGGGCGAGCATTATCTGGACTCCATTTCCGAGCGGGGCAAGATCGGGGCGGATCTCTTTCTTCTCCTTAAGAATGTGGTCCGGGTGGTTATCTTTGTTTCCGCCCTGCTTTGGCTTCTTTCCATCTGGAACGTCAACCTGGCCCCGCTCTTCGCCTCCGCCGGTATCGCCGGTATCGCCGTGGCCCTGGCGGCCAAGGACAGTCTGGCCAATTTCTTCGGCGGCATCAGCATCTTTGCCGACAAGACCTTCAAGGTGGGCGATTACATCATCATCGACAACGATCAGCGGGGCGAGGTGGTGGAGATCGGGGTGCGCTCCACCCGGATCATGACCCGGGACGATGTCCTGATCACCATTCCCAACTCCATTTTGGCCAACAGCAAGATCATCAACGAAAGCGCGCCGGTCCCTCGTTTCCGGATCAGGGTGCCGGTTGGGGTTGCCTACGGCAGCGACTTGGCCCAGGTGGAGGCGGTGCTCCTGGCGGTGGCCGCCGCTAATCCCGCGGTGGTTCAGGAGCCTGAGGCCCGGGTACGGATGCGCTCCTTCGGCTCCTCGTCCGTCGATTTTGAGCTGCTCTGTTGGGTCGAGGATCCCCGGCTCAAGGGGCTGGAGATTCACAACCTCTTGAAGGGGATCTACAAGGCCTTTGCCGAAAACAAGATAACCATCCCCTTCCCGCAGCAGGATGTGTACATCAAGCAACTCCCGGAAGCGGGTGAAAAATAG
- a CDS encoding HPF/RaiA family ribosome-associated protein — MELQVEGRNLEIRKAWQDKIEEEKGRLDRHHPGLVHHLRVSIEETAGHKAGGHEVRVIASVPNDTVVVKRKGETVRPLLVEAFDTLGLQLKELQRKRRQTVKEPEGVAAGPAMGTIKSLFPYESYGFLMTMDGQEVYFHENALKDVTMAQLAEGDEVRFGEGEGDKGPTAAWVKLVK, encoded by the coding sequence ATGGAACTACAAGTTGAAGGAAGGAATCTGGAAATTCGTAAGGCCTGGCAGGACAAAATCGAAGAGGAGAAGGGGCGCCTTGATCGCCACCACCCCGGTCTTGTTCATCATCTCCGTGTCTCCATTGAGGAGACCGCCGGGCATAAGGCAGGCGGGCATGAGGTCCGCGTCATCGCTTCCGTTCCCAATGATACCGTGGTTGTGAAAAGAAAAGGGGAGACGGTGCGGCCCCTGCTGGTGGAAGCGTTTGACACCCTTGGCCTCCAGTTGAAGGAGCTGCAGCGCAAGCGGCGGCAGACCGTCAAGGAGCCGGAGGGTGTTGCCGCGGGTCCGGCCATGGGTACCATTAAGAGCCTGTTTCCCTATGAGTCCTACGGCTTTCTCATGACCATGGACGGCCAGGAGGTCTATTTTCACGAGAATGCCCTCAAGGATGTGACCATGGCCCAGTTGGCCGAAGGCGATGAGGTCCGCTTCGGCGAGGGTGAAGGGGACAAGGGGCCGACCGCTGCCTGGGTAAAGCTGGTAAAGTAA
- the glmS gene encoding glutamine--fructose-6-phosphate transaminase (isomerizing), with protein MCGIVGYIGQRHVVPILLEGLKRLEYRGYDSAGVVYVHGGKLQKYRAAGKLGKLEELLETVRDRDSHIGLGHTRWATHGAPSELNAHPHCDCSGDLVVVHNGIIENYHTLREELQGRGHVFCSETDTEVLAHLIEEHLGGGDLVKAVRQALKKVEGSYAIGVLWAGQPDRLVAVRNQSPLVLGIAEGGGCLMASDIPALLPYTNQVVFLEDRELAVLKQGEWQVMGLGNGRKVVKEIKTIEWNAAMAEKAGYRHFMLKEIFEQPQAILNTFRGRLDPETGKVQLPEIGLNAVELKKISRISLVACGTSWHAALVAKYWLEKWVGIPVEVDIASEFRYRRLLLDETVMVVPISQSGETADTLAGLRLAKKMGAKVIAICNVLGSTITREAHGTIYTHAGPEIGVASTKAFTCQLTALLLLTLFLGEVRKTMSAKNRKAIGHALLELPALMEQELPRLQEETARIAEAFTHSRDFLYLGRGSNFPIALEGALKLKEISYIHAEGYAAGELKHGPIALIDRDMPVLALAPKDSVYEKVISNVEEVKARNGRIILVANAGDKNCRRIAEQVITVPLCHEELNPILFVVPLQLLAYEIANLRGCDVDQPRNLAKSVTVE; from the coding sequence ATGTGCGGAATCGTTGGCTATATCGGACAGCGGCATGTGGTGCCCATCCTTCTTGAAGGCTTGAAGCGTCTGGAGTACCGGGGCTATGATTCGGCCGGGGTGGTGTATGTCCATGGTGGCAAGCTCCAGAAATATCGGGCCGCCGGCAAGCTCGGCAAGCTGGAAGAGCTGCTGGAAACCGTGCGGGACCGCGACAGCCACATCGGCTTGGGCCATACCCGCTGGGCCACCCACGGGGCGCCTTCCGAGCTCAATGCCCATCCGCACTGCGATTGTAGCGGCGATCTGGTTGTGGTTCATAACGGGATCATCGAGAATTACCATACCCTTCGCGAGGAGTTGCAGGGGCGCGGGCATGTCTTCTGTTCGGAAACCGACACCGAGGTGCTGGCCCATCTCATTGAGGAACACCTCGGCGGTGGGGATCTGGTCAAGGCGGTGCGCCAGGCTCTGAAAAAGGTCGAAGGCTCGTACGCCATCGGGGTTTTGTGGGCCGGCCAGCCGGACCGACTGGTGGCGGTGCGCAATCAGAGTCCCTTGGTTCTTGGAATTGCCGAGGGGGGCGGATGCCTCATGGCCTCGGATATCCCGGCCTTGCTTCCCTACACCAACCAGGTGGTTTTTTTGGAGGATCGGGAGCTTGCCGTCCTCAAGCAGGGGGAATGGCAGGTGATGGGTCTTGGGAATGGCCGCAAGGTGGTCAAGGAGATCAAGACCATCGAGTGGAACGCGGCCATGGCCGAGAAGGCTGGCTACCGCCATTTCATGCTCAAGGAGATCTTTGAGCAGCCCCAGGCCATTCTTAACACCTTTCGCGGCAGGCTCGATCCGGAAACCGGCAAGGTGCAACTGCCGGAGATAGGCTTGAATGCGGTGGAGCTCAAAAAGATCAGCCGCATCTCCTTGGTGGCTTGCGGTACCTCTTGGCATGCGGCCCTGGTGGCCAAATACTGGTTGGAAAAATGGGTGGGTATCCCGGTGGAGGTGGATATCGCCTCGGAGTTCCGCTACCGGCGTCTGCTGCTGGACGAAACCGTGATGGTGGTGCCCATCTCCCAGTCCGGGGAAACGGCCGATACCCTGGCGGGGCTGCGGCTTGCCAAGAAGATGGGGGCCAAGGTCATCGCCATCTGCAATGTGCTGGGCAGCACCATCACCCGGGAAGCGCACGGCACGATTTACACCCATGCCGGACCGGAGATCGGGGTGGCCTCCACCAAGGCCTTCACCTGCCAGCTCACCGCCCTGCTCCTGCTCACCCTTTTCTTAGGCGAGGTCCGCAAGACCATGAGTGCCAAGAACCGCAAGGCAATCGGTCATGCCCTTCTCGAACTGCCCGCGCTCATGGAGCAGGAGCTGCCCCGCTTGCAGGAGGAAACGGCCCGTATTGCCGAGGCCTTTACCCACAGCCGGGATTTTCTCTACCTGGGCAGGGGGAGCAATTTTCCCATCGCCTTGGAAGGCGCCTTGAAGCTCAAGGAAATATCCTATATTCACGCCGAAGGGTATGCGGCAGGGGAACTCAAGCACGGCCCCATCGCGCTGATCGACCGGGATATGCCGGTTCTCGCCCTGGCCCCCAAGGACAGCGTCTATGAGAAGGTCATTTCCAACGTGGAAGAGGTCAAGGCCCGCAACGGCAGGATCATCCTGGTGGCGAATGCCGGCGACAAAAACTGCCGGCGCATCGCCGAGCAGGTGATCACGGTGCCTCTCTGCCACGAGGAGCTGAACCCGATCCTCTTTGTTGTGCCCCTGCAGCTGTTGGCCTACGAGATTGCCAATCTGCGCGGCTGTGATGTGGACCAGCCCCGGAACCTGGCCAAGAGCGTCACGGTGGAATAG